In the genome of Phyllobacterium zundukense, one region contains:
- a CDS encoding lysine N(6)-hydroxylase/L-ornithine N(5)-oxygenase family protein: MTAMFANNDRTSPASEALDLAGIGIGPSNLSLASLLDGVGNVRAHFYESRASFDWHPGMMLPDVELQSSYLKDLVTPVMPTSPWSFISYLVAHKRLYAFLNAQYDAVPRREFARYLEWVASQLKSLSFSSTVREVKFDKDKFHVQFDSGAVTARNLVLGTGTTPSVPSWATPFLGERCFHNSEAKHRLPGLNASRIAVIGGGQSGGEVVEALLNAKSTLKELNWFSRRHNFEPINDTAFSNQVFSPEYVYAYLNLNSDQKLDALKASILTSDGLSISTINAIYRRLYSLRYLENRNIDAKLSPNRDVIQVESDKDGYRLIVRNRFDGGVEVAHADAIVLATGYQFRLPDAFAGLSDRIQFDRHNRPVLDDRYCLNWNGPKQNRIFAQNAGRYSHGIADSQLSLMAWRSAHIINSLVGRPHFDLEPHDSQVNWLSSGHDALGQNIAVDY, from the coding sequence ATGACTGCGATGTTTGCAAACAATGATCGGACCAGTCCTGCAAGCGAGGCCCTGGATCTGGCCGGCATCGGTATCGGACCTTCGAATCTCAGCCTGGCATCGCTCCTTGACGGCGTCGGGAATGTCAGGGCGCATTTCTACGAGAGCCGCGCAAGTTTCGATTGGCATCCCGGCATGATGCTGCCGGATGTCGAACTGCAATCTTCCTATCTGAAAGACCTGGTCACCCCAGTCATGCCGACCAGCCCATGGTCGTTCATCTCCTACCTTGTCGCGCACAAGCGGCTCTATGCCTTTCTCAACGCCCAGTATGATGCGGTGCCCCGTCGTGAATTCGCCCGGTATCTGGAGTGGGTCGCTAGCCAGCTAAAGAGCCTCAGTTTCAGCTCTACCGTACGAGAAGTCAAATTCGACAAGGACAAATTTCATGTCCAATTTGATAGCGGTGCGGTAACCGCCAGAAATCTCGTGCTCGGTACGGGTACTACACCATCCGTACCGTCCTGGGCGACACCCTTCCTCGGTGAAAGATGTTTCCACAATTCGGAGGCAAAGCATCGCCTGCCCGGTCTCAATGCGTCTCGCATCGCGGTCATTGGCGGTGGACAGAGTGGCGGCGAAGTTGTGGAAGCGCTGCTGAACGCAAAGTCGACGCTAAAGGAACTCAACTGGTTCAGCCGCCGGCATAATTTCGAGCCAATCAACGACACAGCGTTTTCCAATCAGGTCTTCTCGCCGGAATATGTCTACGCCTATCTCAATCTCAACAGTGACCAGAAGCTGGACGCACTGAAAGCTTCGATCCTCACAAGCGACGGGCTGTCTATTTCGACAATCAACGCCATTTACCGGCGGCTTTACAGCCTGCGCTATCTGGAAAATCGGAACATCGATGCGAAACTTTCACCCAACCGTGACGTCATCCAGGTCGAAAGCGACAAGGATGGCTACCGCCTGATCGTACGCAATCGTTTCGACGGTGGCGTCGAGGTCGCCCATGCCGATGCAATTGTCCTGGCAACGGGATATCAATTCAGGCTTCCCGACGCATTTGCCGGATTATCGGACCGCATTCAGTTCGACCGCCATAATCGCCCCGTTCTGGACGACAGATACTGCCTCAACTGGAATGGCCCAAAACAGAACCGGATTTTCGCGCAGAATGCCGGGAGGTACAGTCACGGGATTGCCGACTCGCAGTTGAGCCTCATGGCGTGGCGCAGCGCGCATATCATCAATTCGCTGGTGGGCCGGCCACACTTCGATCTGGAGCCACACGACTCGCAGGTGAACTGGCTGTCGAGCGGACACGACGCTTTGGGTCAGAACATCGCCGTCGACTATTAG
- a CDS encoding 4'-phosphopantetheinyl transferase family protein — MMTLPCDPLPDLPGVRIDQMESGVDIWWWAYSLDTDWSRIRFALVPDERARATDFHFEKDAWAFMAGRYLQRSVLSFYTGLPMADLNIVSGLHGKPALAGQSDGIAFNLSNTEGFAAFAISRDAVALGIDVEALTTVIEPETASLFCSVAESEMLSVLRGPARQSRLLSYWTLKESYLKATGTGLTAAPEQLNIRLDRGTNAILMDKTPSGDDALWHHRLFLAPSGHLIAVSAQSQREELLFRQRELD, encoded by the coding sequence ATGATGACGCTGCCGTGCGATCCCCTGCCGGACTTGCCGGGTGTTCGCATCGATCAAATGGAATCCGGCGTTGATATCTGGTGGTGGGCCTATTCGCTCGATACGGACTGGAGCCGAATACGTTTTGCACTTGTCCCTGACGAGCGAGCGCGAGCTACGGACTTCCATTTTGAGAAAGATGCCTGGGCTTTCATGGCGGGGCGGTATTTGCAGCGGTCGGTCCTGTCGTTTTATACAGGTCTGCCAATGGCCGATCTGAATATCGTCTCCGGATTGCACGGCAAACCAGCTCTTGCCGGGCAGTCCGACGGAATTGCCTTCAATCTGTCCAACACGGAAGGGTTCGCGGCCTTTGCGATCAGCCGGGACGCCGTGGCACTGGGTATCGACGTCGAAGCCCTCACGACAGTAATTGAACCCGAGACAGCTTCATTGTTCTGCTCGGTAGCAGAGTCCGAGATGCTCTCGGTGCTGCGCGGCCCGGCGCGTCAGTCGCGGCTTCTGAGCTATTGGACCTTGAAGGAGAGTTACCTCAAGGCGACAGGCACCGGCCTGACGGCAGCGCCGGAACAACTGAACATCCGGCTGGACCGCGGGACGAACGCTATTCTTATGGACAAAACGCCAAGTGGCGATGACGCCTTGTGGCATCACCGCCTTTTTCTCGCACCTTCCGGTCATTTGATTGCAGTTTCAGCACAGTCGCAAAGAGAGGAACTGCTCTTTCGTCAGCGTGAATTGGACTAA
- a CDS encoding alpha/beta hydrolase, with product MQTFPNSSPALVGHTTFHDVISDRNGAVYRIFIYRPPGDAPEQGWPVLYMTDGNAVIGTAVDVMRAQASYPSGTNVGHGVVVSIGYPLDAAYDPLRRSWDLSPPPGQTYPPFYENSPVVKTGGAEEFLGFIEEQIKPLVEATHPIDRSRQALFGHSFGGLFVLYSLFTRPSAFTTWIAASPSIYWEDRVIDQFYPSFATAPKTRENARLFLACGEYETDKLAPFQLGATDEAERLEQKKVTLNDVNAMELVERLNSLPGRPIRAQFEIHPGENHMSLLPVAVNRAIQNAFAVRL from the coding sequence ATGCAAACATTTCCGAATTCATCGCCCGCCCTTGTCGGACACACAACATTTCACGATGTGATTTCCGATCGAAACGGCGCGGTCTACCGGATATTTATCTATCGCCCGCCCGGTGATGCACCCGAGCAGGGCTGGCCGGTACTTTACATGACGGACGGCAATGCGGTGATCGGCACAGCAGTCGATGTCATGCGGGCGCAGGCGAGCTATCCGAGTGGTACCAATGTCGGACATGGAGTCGTCGTGTCCATCGGCTATCCCCTCGACGCTGCATATGATCCCCTCCGCCGCTCCTGGGATCTTAGCCCGCCGCCCGGTCAGACCTATCCGCCATTCTACGAAAACAGCCCGGTAGTGAAAACCGGCGGTGCCGAAGAGTTCCTGGGATTTATCGAGGAACAGATAAAGCCGCTTGTCGAGGCAACACATCCGATTGACCGGAGCCGTCAAGCGCTCTTCGGCCACTCCTTCGGCGGTCTTTTCGTGCTCTACAGTCTCTTCACCCGGCCTTCAGCCTTTACGACCTGGATCGCCGCCAGTCCGTCGATCTATTGGGAAGACCGGGTCATCGATCAATTCTATCCGTCGTTTGCTACCGCTCCGAAGACGAGGGAGAACGCAAGGCTGTTCCTCGCCTGCGGCGAGTATGAAACCGACAAACTGGCGCCGTTTCAGCTTGGTGCGACCGACGAGGCGGAGAGGCTCGAGCAGAAGAAAGTCACGCTGAACGATGTGAATGCCATGGAACTGGTGGAGCGGCTGAACAGCCTGCCGGGCCGGCCGATACGGGCGCAATTTGAAATTCATCCCGGTGAGAATCACATGTCATTGCTGCCGGTTGCCGTCAATCGTGCGATCCAGAATGCATTCGCCGTTAGACTGTGA
- the msrA gene encoding peptide-methionine (S)-S-oxide reductase MsrA, with translation MTKERAVLAGGCFWGMQDLFRRYDGVISTRVGYSGGDVPNATYRNHGTHAEAIEIVFDPHRISYRQILEFFFQIHDPSTRNRQGNDVGLSYRSAIFYTSEEQERIAKDTIEDVDASGLWPAKVVTEVAPAGDFWEAEPEHQDYLERIPNGYTCHFIRPGWKLPVREKIA, from the coding sequence ATGACAAAAGAACGGGCAGTGCTGGCCGGCGGTTGTTTCTGGGGGATGCAAGACCTCTTCCGGCGCTACGACGGTGTCATCTCGACACGTGTCGGCTACTCCGGCGGTGACGTGCCGAATGCGACCTACCGTAACCATGGAACCCATGCGGAGGCCATCGAGATTGTCTTTGATCCCCACCGGATCAGCTACCGGCAAATTCTCGAATTCTTCTTTCAGATCCACGATCCAAGCACGCGTAACCGCCAAGGCAACGACGTTGGACTGAGCTATCGTTCGGCGATCTTCTACACCTCCGAAGAGCAGGAGCGGATTGCAAAAGACACCATCGAGGATGTCGACGCTTCCGGCCTGTGGCCTGCCAAGGTGGTGACTGAAGTTGCGCCGGCCGGGGATTTCTGGGAAGCCGAGCCCGAGCATCAGGATTATCTCGAGCGCATTCCGAACGGCTATACGTGCCACTTCATCCGGCCTGGCTGGAAACTCCCGGTTCGGGAGAAGATAGCCTGA
- a CDS encoding response regulator, with protein MDHIDHVLIVDDDREIRELISGYLKKNGLRVTVAADGRHMRSFLETDSVDLIVLDIMMPGDDGLVLCRELRAGKHKATPILMLTARTDETDRIVGLEMGADDYLAKPFSARELLARIKAVLRRTRMLPPNLQITEVGQLLTFGDWQLDTTGRHLLDREGTAIALSGAEYRLLRVFVDHPQRVLNRDQLLNLTQGREAELFDRSIDLLVSRLRQRLGDDAREPAYIKTVRSEGYVLAMPVEISEVRQ; from the coding sequence ATGGATCACATCGACCACGTTCTGATCGTCGATGACGATCGCGAAATAAGGGAACTCATTTCGGGGTACCTCAAGAAGAATGGCCTGCGCGTCACCGTGGCCGCAGACGGTCGCCACATGCGATCATTTCTTGAGACGGACTCCGTCGATCTCATCGTTCTCGATATAATGATGCCGGGCGATGACGGCCTGGTGTTGTGCCGCGAACTTCGCGCCGGCAAGCACAAGGCAACGCCAATCCTTATGCTGACGGCCCGAACCGACGAAACCGACCGCATTGTCGGCCTGGAAATGGGCGCAGATGACTATCTGGCAAAACCCTTTTCCGCCCGGGAGCTGCTGGCCCGCATCAAGGCGGTTCTGCGCCGGACGCGCATGCTTCCGCCCAATCTCCAGATAACCGAGGTCGGGCAGTTATTGACCTTTGGTGATTGGCAACTCGACACCACCGGCCGGCATCTGCTCGATCGGGAGGGAACGGCAATAGCGCTTAGCGGTGCCGAATACCGCCTGCTTCGCGTGTTTGTCGATCATCCGCAGCGCGTGCTCAATCGGGATCAATTGTTGAACCTCACCCAAGGACGCGAGGCTGAATTGTTCGACAGGTCTATCGACCTTCTGGTAAGCCGGCTTCGCCAGCGCCTTGGCGATGATGCGCGCGAACCTGCCTATATCAAGACCGTTCGCAGCGAGGGCTACGTCCTCGCAATGCCGGTCGAGATCTCCGAGGTACGCCAATGA
- a CDS encoding ATP-binding protein produces MSIGAVLRPLRLWPRTLGSRLFLILLAGLLLAQGLTFSVQFIERYMAAKAVMLNTLENDVATSVAIFDRLPASERADWLQRLDRGTYRFELGAGLPGIDTLTDQGAGIAAKIRQAVDPRFPITFQSIPGDGKRLQAHLTLSDGNPLTIDVNPAPIMPLAQWLPYVLIAQLLLLILCAWLAVRLAIRPLVNLANAADALDPNKKTPRLSETGPSEVAYAATAFNAMRDRIAHYLEERVQILAAISHDLQTPITRMKLRAEFAEESVEKDKLVQDLAEIERLVHEGVAYARSAHGNTEKASRLDVDSFMESLVYDYQDTGKAVTLNGKIETAIVTRPHALRRILTNLIDNALKFGGSAEVTLEKDRQGTVIIKVLDRGPGIPEDQLKAVLQPFFRLEQSRNRGTGGTGLGLAIAQELTLAIDGMLDLANRPGGGLSAEIILPQKPRLN; encoded by the coding sequence ATGAGCATCGGTGCCGTGCTTCGGCCGTTGCGGCTATGGCCCCGCACTCTGGGATCGAGGCTTTTCCTGATCCTGCTCGCTGGTTTGCTGCTCGCGCAAGGGCTCACCTTCAGTGTCCAGTTTATCGAACGCTACATGGCCGCCAAAGCGGTGATGCTCAACACACTCGAGAACGATGTCGCGACGTCGGTCGCGATTTTCGATCGCCTGCCGGCGTCCGAGCGAGCGGATTGGCTTCAGCGCCTCGACCGGGGAACCTATCGATTTGAGTTGGGCGCCGGACTTCCCGGCATCGACACCCTGACCGACCAGGGCGCCGGTATCGCGGCGAAGATCAGGCAAGCCGTCGATCCGCGCTTCCCGATAACATTTCAGTCGATCCCGGGCGATGGCAAACGCCTGCAAGCTCATCTGACCCTGAGTGACGGAAATCCGCTGACAATCGATGTAAATCCGGCACCGATCATGCCGCTGGCACAATGGCTGCCATATGTTCTCATCGCACAGCTGCTTCTCCTCATTCTTTGCGCATGGCTTGCTGTTCGGCTGGCGATCCGCCCTCTCGTCAATCTTGCAAATGCAGCTGACGCGCTCGACCCGAACAAGAAAACACCGCGGCTGAGCGAGACGGGCCCGAGCGAGGTCGCCTATGCAGCAACGGCATTCAATGCCATGCGAGATCGTATCGCGCACTACCTTGAAGAGCGCGTACAAATCCTTGCGGCTATCTCGCACGATCTTCAAACGCCGATAACCCGCATGAAGCTTCGTGCGGAGTTTGCCGAAGAGTCGGTTGAAAAGGACAAACTGGTTCAGGATCTGGCCGAGATCGAGCGCCTGGTCCACGAAGGCGTTGCCTATGCGCGCAGCGCTCATGGAAATACGGAAAAAGCCTCCCGTCTGGATGTGGACTCTTTTATGGAAAGCCTCGTTTATGACTATCAGGATACCGGCAAGGCAGTGACCTTGAACGGAAAGATCGAAACTGCAATCGTTACCCGGCCTCACGCCCTGCGCCGCATCCTTACCAACCTGATCGACAATGCTCTGAAATTCGGCGGAAGCGCCGAAGTCACCCTTGAGAAGGACCGTCAAGGGACAGTCATCATAAAAGTGCTCGATCGTGGCCCAGGCATTCCGGAAGATCAGCTCAAGGCAGTCCTCCAGCCATTTTTCAGGCTGGAACAGTCTCGCAACAGAGGAACCGGCGGCACAGGGCTGGGATTGGCAATCGCGCAGGAACTGACGCTCGCTATTGACGGTATGCTTGACCTGGCAAACAGACCCGGTGGGGGTCTTTCCGCCGAGATAATATTGCCTCAAAAGCCCCGTCTTAACTAG
- a CDS encoding organic hydroperoxide resistance protein, translating to MTQVEKVLYTAKTHTTGGRDGGSGESDDGHLDVKFSTPGTAGSGTNPEQMFAAGWSACFIGAMGLAARKMKVTMPADTAVDAEVDLCHVDGAYFLQARLNVSLPGLERDVAQAIVEGAHQTCPYSKATRGNVDVVLIVV from the coding sequence ATGACCCAAGTCGAAAAAGTGCTCTACACAGCCAAAACCCACACCACCGGCGGCCGGGATGGTGGCTCGGGCGAAAGCGATGACGGCCATCTCGACGTCAAATTCTCGACACCCGGCACCGCAGGCAGCGGCACCAATCCGGAACAGATGTTTGCTGCCGGCTGGTCGGCCTGCTTCATCGGTGCCATGGGCCTTGCTGCACGCAAGATGAAAGTGACCATGCCGGCAGACACTGCTGTCGATGCCGAAGTGGATTTGTGCCATGTAGATGGCGCCTATTTCCTTCAGGCTCGACTCAACGTCAGCCTTCCAGGTCTTGAGCGTGACGTTGCGCAGGCGATAGTCGAGGGTGCACACCAGACATGCCCGTACTCCAAGGCCACACGCGGCAACGTCGACGTAGTGCTCATCGTCGTCTAG
- a CDS encoding alpha/beta fold hydrolase, with protein sequence MSQVIDHRRRGLLGIAAATIAAAPLIQSARANAQSGTTKSAALPTIKPGTNTSLGPIKQIDAGVLNVGYAEAGPADGYPVILLHGWPYDIYSFADVAPLLAGAGYRVIMPYLRGYGTTQFLSGDTVRNGQQAVVAVDIIALMDALKIQKAIIAGFDWGARTANVIAALWPERCKALVSVSGYLIGSQEANKKPLPPKAELAWWYQYYFATERGRQGYDSNRHDFSKLIWQLASPKWNFDDATFDRSAEAFNNPDHVAIVVHNYRWRLSLVEGEPQYDDLEKRLATFPVIAVPTITLEGDANGAPHPDPAAYRSKFSGKYEHRTSSGGIGHNLPQEAPRDFAQAVLDVDGF encoded by the coding sequence ATGTCGCAAGTAATCGACCATCGCCGCCGGGGGCTTCTCGGCATAGCGGCCGCAACTATTGCTGCCGCGCCACTCATCCAGTCCGCCAGGGCGAACGCGCAGAGCGGCACGACGAAATCGGCGGCTCTGCCGACCATCAAGCCGGGGACGAACACCTCCTTGGGTCCCATCAAGCAGATCGACGCCGGCGTCCTCAACGTCGGATATGCCGAAGCTGGCCCTGCCGATGGCTACCCGGTTATTCTTCTGCATGGATGGCCATACGATATCTATAGCTTCGCCGATGTTGCTCCTTTGCTTGCCGGCGCAGGCTACCGCGTGATCATGCCTTATCTGCGCGGCTACGGCACCACGCAATTCCTTTCGGGCGATACTGTCCGGAATGGCCAGCAGGCCGTTGTCGCTGTCGACATCATCGCCTTGATGGATGCACTGAAGATACAAAAGGCAATCATTGCCGGCTTTGACTGGGGTGCGCGCACGGCCAACGTTATTGCGGCCCTATGGCCAGAGCGCTGCAAAGCTCTGGTCTCGGTAAGCGGCTATCTGATTGGCAGTCAGGAGGCGAACAAGAAACCATTGCCACCGAAGGCCGAGCTTGCCTGGTGGTATCAGTACTACTTCGCAACCGAACGCGGCCGCCAGGGTTACGACAGCAACCGGCACGATTTCTCCAAGCTCATCTGGCAGCTCGCATCGCCGAAATGGAACTTCGACGACGCAACATTTGACCGGTCGGCCGAAGCGTTCAACAACCCCGATCACGTCGCGATCGTCGTCCATAACTATCGCTGGCGCTTGAGCCTGGTGGAAGGCGAGCCACAATATGACGATCTGGAGAAGCGGCTGGCGACATTCCCGGTGATCGCAGTTCCGACGATAACCCTTGAAGGCGACGCCAATGGCGCGCCGCACCCGGATCCCGCAGCCTATCGCAGCAAGTTCTCGGGAAAATACGAGCACCGGACGAGTAGCGGCGGTATTGGCCACAATCTGCCACAGGAAGCACCGCGCGACTTCGCTCAAGCCGTCCTCGACGTCGATGGCTTTTAA